A single region of the Corallococcus silvisoli genome encodes:
- a CDS encoding ribose-phosphate diphosphokinase → MTEPALVVGSASPHLGRALAQAFGTAPVEVKLERFPDGELHIEVPPEAIRGRRVVVLQTSTPPVGEHLLELLLLADACWRAGAASLEAVIPYVGYARQDRRARAGEPLGGRLVADLLSHGRFERVFTVDLHNPALEGCFGAPLEHLSALPLLAEALRPYVSDTSVVVAPDLGAVKRAEALAKLLGRPWAVVHKARLSGNDVETLGLLGQVRGMRPILVDDMVSTGGTLAAAAKELKGEGCADDFILATTHALLVGPALERLRGVPVQRLVSTDSVEPRQGLPFPHQVVTLAPLLLRALRPDAR, encoded by the coding sequence ATGACGGAACCCGCCCTCGTCGTCGGCAGTGCCAGTCCCCACCTCGGCCGCGCGCTCGCCCAGGCGTTCGGCACCGCCCCGGTGGAGGTGAAGCTGGAGCGCTTCCCGGATGGAGAACTGCACATCGAAGTGCCCCCGGAGGCCATCCGGGGCCGCCGCGTCGTCGTCCTCCAGACCTCCACGCCGCCCGTGGGGGAGCACCTGCTGGAGCTGCTGCTGCTCGCGGACGCGTGCTGGCGGGCGGGCGCGGCGTCGCTGGAGGCGGTGATTCCCTACGTGGGCTACGCGCGGCAGGACCGGCGGGCCCGCGCGGGCGAACCCCTGGGCGGCCGGCTGGTGGCCGACCTGCTGTCCCATGGCCGCTTCGAGCGCGTGTTCACCGTGGACCTGCACAACCCGGCGCTGGAGGGCTGCTTCGGCGCCCCGCTGGAGCACCTGTCCGCGCTGCCGCTGCTGGCGGAGGCCCTGCGCCCCTACGTCTCCGACACCTCCGTGGTGGTGGCGCCGGACCTGGGCGCGGTGAAGCGCGCGGAGGCGCTGGCGAAGCTGCTCGGCCGCCCGTGGGCCGTGGTGCACAAGGCGCGGCTGAGCGGCAACGACGTGGAGACGCTGGGCCTGCTGGGCCAGGTGCGCGGCATGCGCCCCATCCTGGTGGACGACATGGTGTCCACCGGCGGCACGCTGGCGGCGGCGGCGAAGGAGCTCAAGGGCGAGGGCTGCGCGGACGACTTCATCCTCGCCACCACGCACGCCCTGCTGGTGGGCCCCGCGCTGGAGCGCCTGCGCGGCGTGCCCGTCCAGCGGCTGGTCAGCACGGACAGCGTGGAGCCCCGACAGGGCCTGCCCTTTCCCCACCAGGTGGTGACGCTGGCCCCGCTGCTCTTGCGCGCACTCCGGCCCGACGCGCGTTAG
- a CDS encoding M1 family metallopeptidase → MPNLLRPVALATVTFLAACGARQGNAPAPGAAETPPVAAAPAAPTPPELRLPGDVRPTNYSLVLKMDPKVAAFEGTVDITLDVAKVTSVIWLHGKDLIVKEATVEQAGVTRAVRPSSAGEDFLGLSLDKPLAVGGAKLRIAYTGTASEREVSGAFRVNEDGDWYVYTQFEALGARRAFPSFDEPGFKVPFQLTFHVPDGNVAVTNTPQLAEEKGADGWHIHRFAPTQPLPSYLVAFGVGPFDFLPARDAGQKHVKTRIITPRGRASEGAWAAKVTPEILERLEHYFGIPYAFEKLDVLAVPLLGGAMENPGLVTFNSRLILSKPEEDTVLRQRAFADVQVHELAHQWFGDLVTMAWWDDLWLNESFASWMTPRIVESWQPTWDAPVERVQERNGALDSDSLVSARFIRQPIHDSGDIQNAFDGITYGKGSAVLAMTETWLGQDVFQKGIQRYLRAHAGKNATAKDFLDALSAESGKDVAQVMNSFLDQTGAPFITAALTCDGGAPRVALTQQRYLRLGSQSPGAQLWKVPVCVKYPDAAGKNATACTLMTEEKAEVALSGAKGCPAWVFPNAEGAGYYRVRLSDETRKKLMKAGLSKLSRAERVVLLGDSLALAQAGLLPATEALPLLTGVAEDPDRQVLEAGLDLLDLVSRRLLTEAQDPARSRYIRDTFGPRARKLGFKPKAGESEDLRLLRPRLLELAGNEGDDPKLVAEARTLADQWLKDRKAVSPDVVTVVLSIAMEHGDAAFQAKLLGALRAEKDRYHRQQLLGGLSHVTDPKLVTANLDLLLDPGQDARENLWLLFGASRNPATRDTAVDFVKAHYDTLVGPDGKSGLMPEGMGARLAFMGAGYCDAAKRQEVAAFFEPRASKVPGSERVLRQVLEVVDQCIALKQAQGASIGAFLTGGGAKAPQALPAPR, encoded by the coding sequence ATGCCCAACCTGCTCCGTCCGGTGGCGCTGGCCACCGTTACCTTCCTCGCGGCATGTGGTGCCCGTCAGGGCAACGCCCCCGCTCCCGGTGCTGCGGAAACGCCCCCTGTCGCCGCCGCGCCCGCCGCGCCCACGCCGCCGGAGCTGCGGCTGCCCGGCGACGTGCGTCCCACGAACTACTCCCTCGTGTTGAAGATGGATCCGAAGGTCGCGGCCTTCGAAGGCACCGTCGACATCACGCTGGACGTGGCGAAGGTGACGAGCGTCATCTGGCTGCACGGCAAGGACCTCATCGTGAAGGAGGCCACCGTCGAACAGGCCGGCGTCACGCGGGCGGTGAGGCCGTCCTCCGCGGGCGAGGACTTCCTGGGCCTGTCGCTGGACAAGCCCCTGGCCGTGGGCGGCGCGAAGCTGCGCATCGCGTACACGGGCACCGCCTCCGAGCGCGAGGTGTCCGGCGCCTTCCGCGTCAACGAGGACGGCGACTGGTACGTCTACACCCAGTTCGAGGCGCTGGGCGCCCGCCGCGCCTTCCCGTCCTTCGACGAGCCCGGCTTCAAGGTCCCCTTCCAGCTCACCTTCCACGTGCCGGATGGCAACGTGGCCGTCACCAACACGCCGCAGCTGGCGGAGGAGAAGGGCGCGGACGGCTGGCACATCCACCGCTTCGCCCCCACGCAGCCGCTGCCCAGCTACCTGGTGGCCTTCGGCGTGGGCCCCTTCGACTTCCTGCCCGCGCGCGACGCGGGGCAGAAGCACGTGAAGACGCGCATCATCACGCCGCGGGGCCGCGCCAGCGAGGGCGCCTGGGCCGCGAAGGTGACGCCCGAAATCCTGGAGCGCCTGGAGCACTACTTCGGCATCCCGTACGCGTTCGAGAAGCTGGACGTGCTCGCGGTGCCGCTGCTGGGCGGGGCCATGGAGAACCCGGGCCTGGTGACGTTCAACTCGCGCCTCATCCTGTCGAAGCCGGAAGAGGACACCGTGCTCCGGCAGCGCGCGTTCGCCGACGTGCAGGTGCACGAGCTGGCGCACCAGTGGTTCGGCGACCTGGTCACCATGGCGTGGTGGGACGACCTGTGGCTCAACGAGTCCTTCGCCTCGTGGATGACCCCGCGCATCGTGGAGTCGTGGCAGCCCACGTGGGACGCGCCGGTGGAGCGCGTGCAGGAGCGCAACGGCGCGCTGGACTCGGACAGCCTGGTGTCCGCGCGCTTCATCCGCCAGCCCATCCACGACTCCGGTGACATCCAGAACGCCTTCGACGGCATCACCTACGGCAAGGGCAGCGCCGTGCTGGCGATGACGGAGACGTGGCTGGGCCAGGACGTCTTCCAGAAGGGCATCCAGCGCTACCTGCGCGCGCACGCGGGCAAGAACGCCACCGCGAAGGACTTCCTGGACGCGCTGTCCGCCGAGTCCGGCAAGGACGTGGCCCAGGTGATGAACAGCTTCCTGGACCAGACGGGCGCGCCCTTCATCACCGCCGCCCTGACGTGCGACGGCGGCGCGCCGCGCGTGGCCCTCACCCAGCAGCGCTACCTGCGCCTGGGCTCCCAGTCCCCTGGCGCGCAGCTGTGGAAGGTGCCGGTGTGCGTGAAGTACCCGGACGCGGCCGGCAAGAACGCCACCGCGTGCACGCTGATGACGGAGGAGAAGGCGGAGGTCGCGCTGAGCGGGGCGAAGGGGTGCCCGGCGTGGGTGTTCCCCAACGCGGAGGGCGCGGGCTACTACCGCGTGCGGCTGTCGGATGAGACGCGCAAGAAGCTGATGAAGGCGGGCCTGTCGAAGCTGTCGCGCGCGGAGCGCGTGGTGCTGCTGGGGGACTCACTGGCCCTGGCGCAGGCGGGCCTGCTGCCCGCGACGGAGGCCCTGCCGCTGCTCACGGGCGTGGCGGAGGACCCGGACCGGCAGGTGCTGGAGGCCGGCCTGGACCTGCTGGACCTCGTGTCGCGGCGGCTGCTCACGGAGGCCCAGGACCCGGCGCGCTCCCGCTACATCCGGGACACCTTCGGCCCGCGCGCGCGCAAGCTGGGCTTCAAGCCGAAGGCCGGGGAGAGCGAGGACCTGCGCCTGCTGCGGCCGCGCCTGCTGGAGCTGGCCGGCAACGAGGGCGACGACCCGAAGCTCGTCGCCGAGGCGCGCACCCTGGCGGACCAGTGGCTGAAGGACCGCAAGGCGGTGTCCCCGGACGTGGTGACCGTGGTGCTCTCCATCGCCATGGAGCACGGGGACGCGGCCTTCCAGGCGAAGCTGCTGGGGGCGCTGCGCGCGGAGAAGGACCGCTACCATCGCCAGCAGCTGCTGGGCGGCCTGTCCCACGTCACCGACCCGAAGCTCGTGACGGCGAACCTGGACCTGCTGCTGGACCCGGGTCAGGACGCGCGTGAGAACCTGTGGCTGCTCTTCGGGGCGTCGCGCAACCCGGCCACCCGCGACACCGCTGTCGACTTCGTGAAGGCGCACTACGACACGCTGGTGGGCCCCGACGGCAAGTCGGGCCTGATGCCGGAGGGCATGGGCGCCCGGCTGGCGTTCATGGGCGCCGGCTACTGCGACGCGGCCAAGCGCCAGGAGGTGGCCGCCTTCTTCGAGCCGCGCGCCAGCAAGGTGCCCGGCTCCGAGCGCGTGCTCCGGCAGGTGCTGGAGGTCGTGGACCAGTGCATCGCGCTGAAGCAGGCCCAGGGCGCGAGCATCGGGGCGTTCCTCACGGGCGGCGGCGCGAAGGCCCCCCAGGCGCTGCCCGCGCCCCGCTAG
- a CDS encoding phosphoribosyltransferase — protein MRFRDRAEAGQKLAGVLAPYRSGDVCVLGLARGGLRVALEVARALEAPLDLWLARRVRVPGQRATLGAVAEGGGRYVDPQAARQAQLSSDALQRFVDAEAEDVEQQARQLRGGPTPQVRGRVVLLVDDGMVTGATAAAALLALKTQDARQRIVAVGVATPRALELSRSRADAVHALTLSPSLREVSEAYETFPALTQDELRRWLTRAREGVPARALGVAPDVGGGWWF, from the coding sequence ATGCGTTTCCGGGACAGGGCGGAGGCCGGGCAGAAGCTCGCGGGGGTGTTGGCGCCCTACCGCTCCGGGGACGTGTGCGTGCTGGGGCTGGCGCGCGGGGGGCTGCGCGTGGCGCTGGAGGTGGCTCGGGCGCTGGAGGCCCCGCTGGACCTGTGGCTGGCGCGCCGGGTGCGCGTCCCCGGGCAGCGGGCCACGCTGGGCGCGGTGGCGGAAGGGGGCGGGCGCTACGTGGACCCCCAGGCCGCGCGCCAGGCCCAGCTGTCGTCGGACGCGCTCCAGCGCTTCGTGGACGCGGAGGCGGAGGACGTGGAGCAGCAGGCCCGGCAGCTCCGCGGCGGCCCCACGCCCCAGGTGCGCGGGCGCGTGGTGCTGCTGGTGGACGACGGGATGGTGACGGGCGCCACGGCGGCCGCGGCGCTCCTGGCGCTCAAGACGCAGGACGCCCGCCAGCGCATCGTGGCGGTGGGCGTGGCGACGCCGCGGGCGCTGGAGCTGAGCCGGAGCCGGGCGGACGCGGTGCACGCGCTCACGCTGTCGCCCTCGCTGCGGGAGGTCTCCGAGGCCTACGAGACCTTCCCCGCGCTGACCCAGGACGAGCTGCGGCGCTGGCTCACGCGCGCCCGGGAGGGCGTGCCCGCGCGGGCCCTGGGCGTGGCGCCCGACGTGGGCGGCGGGTGGTGGTTCTAG
- a CDS encoding lysophospholipid acyltransferase family protein yields the protein MSAPLSSHPSPPQTNTPPEGRKPPEHLRRIIGSPPGPLVSFLTRGVWALLTAMSPRARDALARFVGNLAYTLGIRRRVALDNLAHALPEKSEQERRDIARGAYITMARVVVESLPSGDRMTPDWDQQGIEGEEAWAALKAHVATGKGALLVTAHFGNWELVGQMLIRWGVPLNALVRPLKGALNTRIAVNRLGAGAGLIYPKGAIQEITDAVNRGESAYMLLDQALPAKSAVFVPFFGRPASTTPAMAVAAERTGVPVFVVMGVRPPGPGARFKLEMEGPILPPAPGECADPITEHTARVTAALERAIRRHPEQWLWLHRRWKVQPPAPGLTEGPAPKERATPPPRGAGARPGG from the coding sequence GTGTCCGCCCCCCTCTCCTCGCATCCGTCCCCACCGCAAACCAACACCCCTCCCGAGGGAAGGAAGCCGCCAGAGCACCTGCGCCGCATCATCGGTTCGCCGCCAGGTCCCCTCGTGTCATTCCTGACGCGCGGCGTCTGGGCGCTGCTCACGGCGATGTCGCCCCGCGCGCGGGACGCGCTGGCGCGCTTCGTGGGCAACCTGGCGTACACGCTGGGCATCCGCCGCCGGGTGGCGCTGGACAACCTGGCGCACGCGCTGCCGGAGAAGAGCGAGCAGGAGCGCCGCGACATCGCGCGCGGCGCGTACATCACCATGGCGCGCGTGGTGGTGGAGTCCCTTCCGTCCGGAGACCGGATGACGCCGGACTGGGACCAGCAGGGCATCGAAGGCGAGGAGGCGTGGGCCGCGCTCAAGGCGCACGTGGCCACGGGCAAGGGCGCGCTGCTGGTGACGGCGCACTTCGGCAACTGGGAGCTGGTGGGCCAGATGCTGATCCGCTGGGGCGTGCCGCTCAACGCGCTGGTGCGTCCGCTGAAGGGCGCGCTGAACACGCGCATCGCGGTGAACCGGCTGGGCGCGGGCGCGGGGCTCATCTACCCGAAGGGCGCCATCCAGGAGATCACCGACGCGGTGAACCGGGGCGAGTCCGCGTACATGCTGCTGGACCAGGCGCTGCCGGCGAAGTCCGCGGTGTTCGTGCCCTTCTTCGGCAGGCCCGCCTCCACGACGCCCGCGATGGCGGTGGCCGCCGAGCGCACGGGCGTGCCGGTGTTCGTGGTGATGGGCGTGCGTCCGCCCGGCCCGGGCGCCCGCTTCAAGCTGGAGATGGAGGGCCCCATCCTCCCCCCCGCGCCCGGCGAGTGCGCGGACCCCATCACCGAGCACACCGCGCGCGTGACGGCGGCGCTCGAGCGCGCCATCCGCCGGCACCCGGAGCAGTGGCTGTGGCTGCACCGCCGCTGGAAGGTGCAGCCTCCGGCGCCCGGCCTCACCGAGGGCCCGGCGCCGAAGGAGCGCGCTACTCCACCACCACGCGGCGCAGGTGCGCGCCCAGGCGGGTGA
- the orn gene encoding oligoribonuclease, with the protein MHSRDTRLVWLDLEMTGLDPESCGIIEVGVIITGPDLRPIAEFERVIWQPEAMLQRMEPVVRDMHTKNGLLEKVRASNVSLRVAERDVTSFIADHCELGEGILAGNSIHTDRRFLISHMPLLDRYLHYRMVDVTSLKVLVRAWYPALVEPRKPPSGHTALADLRSSISELQYYRDILFRATPG; encoded by the coding sequence ATGCATTCCCGTGACACCCGCCTTGTGTGGCTCGACCTGGAGATGACCGGCCTGGACCCCGAGTCCTGCGGCATCATCGAGGTGGGCGTCATCATCACCGGCCCGGACCTGCGCCCCATCGCGGAGTTCGAGCGCGTCATCTGGCAGCCGGAGGCGATGCTCCAGCGCATGGAGCCCGTCGTGCGCGACATGCACACGAAGAACGGCCTGCTGGAGAAGGTGCGCGCGTCCAACGTGTCCCTGCGCGTGGCGGAGCGCGACGTGACGTCCTTCATCGCGGACCACTGCGAGCTGGGCGAGGGCATCCTCGCGGGCAACTCCATCCACACGGACCGGCGCTTCCTCATCAGCCACATGCCCCTGCTGGACCGCTACCTGCATTACCGCATGGTGGATGTGACGAGCCTCAAGGTCCTGGTGCGCGCCTGGTATCCGGCGCTGGTGGAGCCGCGCAAGCCGCCCAGCGGCCACACCGCGCTCGCGGACCTGCGCTCCAGCATCAGCGAGCTGCAGTACTACCGGGACATCCTCTTCCGCGCGACGCCGGGCTGA
- a CDS encoding archease, with product MDVESVHAEDRRPRAHWEHFTREELLGVRGVGRSMEQAFEMAALALSALVTDPASVEIHEELEVSCQSVDHDTLLADWLRAVVGAMAGRRLRFQSFGVRLDGLNLFGHGFGERAGAARHGANVAVTGAALTQVSVRQGPDGVWTAEALVDF from the coding sequence ATGGACGTTGAGTCAGTGCATGCGGAAGACCGCAGGCCCCGGGCGCACTGGGAGCACTTCACGCGCGAGGAGCTGCTCGGGGTGCGGGGCGTGGGCCGCTCCATGGAGCAGGCCTTCGAGATGGCGGCGCTGGCGCTCTCCGCGCTGGTGACGGACCCCGCCTCGGTGGAGATCCACGAGGAGCTGGAGGTGTCCTGCCAGTCGGTGGACCACGACACGCTGCTGGCGGACTGGCTGCGCGCCGTGGTGGGCGCGATGGCCGGACGGCGCCTGCGCTTCCAGAGCTTCGGGGTGCGCCTGGACGGGCTGAACCTCTTCGGCCACGGCTTCGGGGAGCGCGCCGGGGCCGCGCGCCACGGCGCCAACGTGGCGGTGACGGGCGCGGCGCTCACCCAGGTGTCCGTGCGTCAGGGGCCGGACGGGGTGTGGACCGCCGAGGCGCTGGTGGACTTCTAG
- a CDS encoding response regulator, which produces MKRLLIVDDELAIVEALQDILSLEGYDIITAYNGDEGLQRLLASKPDLVLLDLMMPVMDGGELLRRIRAHPDLRDLPVVVMSAGRLTEEERRASSHFLAKPFELDDLLGTLAKQLPPDGPRA; this is translated from the coding sequence ATGAAGCGGCTGCTCATCGTCGACGACGAGCTCGCCATCGTGGAGGCGCTCCAGGACATCCTGTCGCTGGAGGGCTACGACATCATCACCGCGTACAACGGGGACGAGGGCCTCCAGCGGCTCCTGGCCTCGAAGCCGGACCTCGTGCTGTTGGACTTGATGATGCCGGTGATGGATGGCGGCGAGCTGCTGCGCCGCATCCGCGCCCACCCGGACCTGCGCGACCTGCCCGTGGTGGTGATGAGCGCGGGCCGCCTCACCGAGGAAGAGCGCCGCGCCAGCTCGCACTTCCTCGCCAAGCCCTTCGAGCTGGACGACCTGCTCGGCACCCTCGCGAAGCAGCTGCCCCCTGACGGGCCCCGCGCCTGA
- a CDS encoding enoyl-CoA hydratase: MSDTLLTQLDAGVFSVTFNRPEKKNAFTHAMYEAATAALLEADRRDDIRVVLLSGAGGAFTAGNDIGDFLEHPPAGEDSAVFQYLRTLSGMAKPVLAAVEGAAVGIGTTMLLHCDYVVAGEKARFSMPFVNLGLCAEGASSLLLPRMAGFALASELLLFGDPFDAATALRAGIINKAVPEAQLKEFATERARALAQRPAEALKVTKRLIRGPLREQVEATLKHEGAEFIQRLHSDEAKEAFMSFMSRGRK; the protein is encoded by the coding sequence ATGTCCGACACGCTTCTGACGCAGCTCGACGCGGGGGTCTTCTCCGTCACCTTCAACCGGCCGGAGAAGAAGAACGCCTTCACCCACGCCATGTACGAGGCCGCCACCGCGGCCCTCCTGGAGGCGGACCGCCGCGACGACATCCGGGTGGTGCTCCTGTCTGGCGCGGGCGGGGCGTTCACGGCGGGCAACGACATTGGCGACTTCCTGGAGCACCCGCCCGCGGGCGAGGACAGCGCGGTGTTCCAGTACCTGCGCACCCTGTCCGGCATGGCCAAGCCCGTGCTCGCCGCGGTGGAGGGCGCGGCGGTGGGCATCGGCACCACGATGCTGCTGCACTGTGACTACGTGGTGGCCGGGGAGAAGGCGCGCTTCAGCATGCCCTTCGTCAACCTGGGCCTGTGCGCGGAGGGCGCCAGCAGCCTGCTGTTGCCGCGCATGGCGGGCTTCGCGCTGGCGTCGGAGCTGCTGCTGTTCGGAGACCCGTTCGACGCCGCCACCGCGCTGCGCGCCGGCATCATCAACAAGGCCGTCCCGGAGGCGCAGCTGAAGGAGTTCGCCACCGAGCGCGCCCGCGCCCTGGCGCAGCGTCCGGCCGAAGCGCTGAAGGTGACCAAGCGCCTCATCCGCGGCCCCCTGCGGGAGCAGGTGGAGGCCACCCTCAAGCACGAAGGCGCCGAGTTCATCCAGCGCCTGCACTCGGACGAGGCGAAGGAAGCCTTCATGTCCTTCATGTCGCGCGGCCGGAAGTAG
- a CDS encoding bifunctional alpha/beta hydrolase/OsmC family protein: MPAREVALPGGEGRLELPPGAPAASAVLVSCFACLGHSPGPERLARALVSRGFAVLRLDFTEVPESARARGHPDTTPSVDTVVAACAWLGAHAPAPRLLVGHSLGGTAVAAALPRLPDVAAVALVNAPAGAKDVLALLSPRERAAGEGSLRLEPGRLRLQRGFVAAIDGAAVAKALGAFPGALLVMHAPEDRYVGLDNARRLVTCARRPASLVMLDGADHFLARKEDAAFAADVLGPWAARHVARVREREEPLPEGQVEVREASEGGLAQDIRVGPHWLRADEPLALGGQDSGPTPYGLLEAALGACTSMTVRMYADRQGWPLTRVRVRLSHDQVHAKDGAECESRVGRVERLERLVRLEGPLTEEQRARLLHIAELCPVHRTLESKVDVRTRRDDSSTE, from the coding sequence ATGCCGGCCCGCGAGGTCGCGCTCCCCGGGGGCGAGGGGCGGCTGGAGCTGCCCCCCGGCGCTCCCGCGGCCAGCGCCGTGCTGGTGTCGTGCTTCGCGTGCCTGGGCCACTCGCCCGGGCCGGAGCGCCTGGCGCGCGCGCTGGTGTCGCGAGGCTTCGCGGTGCTGCGGCTGGACTTCACGGAGGTGCCCGAGAGCGCCCGCGCGCGGGGGCACCCGGACACGACGCCCAGCGTGGACACGGTGGTGGCCGCGTGCGCCTGGCTCGGCGCGCACGCGCCGGCGCCCCGGCTGCTGGTGGGCCACAGCCTGGGAGGCACGGCGGTGGCGGCGGCGCTGCCCCGGCTGCCGGACGTGGCGGCCGTGGCGCTGGTGAACGCCCCCGCGGGCGCGAAGGACGTGCTCGCCCTGCTGTCCCCGCGCGAGCGCGCCGCGGGGGAGGGCTCGCTGCGCCTGGAGCCCGGCCGGCTCAGGCTCCAGCGCGGCTTCGTCGCCGCCATCGACGGGGCGGCGGTGGCGAAGGCGCTGGGCGCGTTCCCGGGCGCGCTGCTGGTGATGCACGCGCCGGAGGACCGCTACGTGGGGTTGGACAACGCGCGCCGGCTGGTGACGTGCGCCCGCCGGCCCGCGAGCCTGGTGATGCTGGACGGGGCGGACCACTTCCTCGCGCGCAAGGAGGACGCGGCCTTCGCGGCGGACGTGCTGGGCCCGTGGGCCGCGCGGCACGTGGCGCGGGTGCGCGAGCGCGAGGAGCCGCTGCCGGAGGGACAGGTGGAGGTGCGCGAGGCGTCCGAGGGCGGGCTGGCCCAGGACATCCGCGTGGGGCCGCACTGGCTGCGCGCGGACGAGCCGCTGGCGCTGGGCGGGCAGGACTCGGGGCCCACGCCGTACGGACTGCTGGAGGCGGCGCTGGGGGCGTGCACGTCCATGACGGTGCGGATGTACGCGGACCGTCAGGGTTGGCCCCTCACGCGGGTGCGGGTGCGGCTGTCCCACGACCAGGTGCACGCGAAGGATGGCGCGGAGTGCGAGTCGCGGGTGGGGCGGGTGGAGCGGCTGGAGCGGCTCGTCCGGCTGGAGGGGCCCCTGACGGAGGAGCAGCGCGCGCGGCTGCTGCACATCGCGGAGCTGTGCCCGGTGCACCGCACGCTCGAATCCAAGGTGGACGTGCGGACGCGGCGGGACGATTCGTCCACGGAGTGA